Below is a genomic region from Streptomyces ferrugineus.
GGAAGAGCATGCAGCTACTGGTGGCGTGGGCGAGCAGACGGTCCTCGGAATCGAACAATTCGGCTTGTGCCAGGGCCGTGCGGCGGCCGTGGTTGAGCACGGAGCCGATGGCACGGACCTTGCCGGTGTCGACGTTGATCTGCCGCAGGAACTTCACGCTCAGGTCGATCGAGGTGTATCCCATGCCCGCCGGCAGCACGGACTGCACGGCACAGCCGGCGGCCGAGTCGAGGAGGGTGGCGTAGACGCCGCCATGGACGCTGCCGATGGGGTTGTAGTGCTCCTCCCCCGGTTCCAGGGCGAAGACGGCGTGGCCGAACTCGACCTGCTCCAGGGTGAATCCGAGGGTCGCGGCGATGGGCGGGCCGGGCAGACGTCCGCTCAGCATGCTGCGCAGGAAGTCGAGACCGCTCTCCTGGCCGACGACGGCCGCGGAGATACTCGGATCCTGCCACTCGACGGTGCGTGACCTCGTCATACGTCTCTTCCTCCCCATCTGGCTTCGACAACCGAAGCTAGCTGGCACGCACCTGGCTGTCAATGTCGAAGCCAGCCTACGATGGCGCCATGACCTGGTTGGAGACGAGCACCGAGAACTGCACGGTGCAGCGCACCCTCGACCTGATCGGCGAGAAGTGGTCGCTGCTGGTGTTGCGCGACGCCATGAACGGCGTACGCCGCTTCGACGACTTCCGCCGGCACATGGGAATGTCCGAGGCGGTGCTGGCGGACCGGCTGCGCAAGCTGGTCGCCGCCGGGGTCCTGGACACCGTCCCGTACCGCGAACCGGGCCACCGCACGCGCCACGAGTACCGGCTCACGCGCAAGGGATGGGACCTGTGGCCGGTGATGCTCGCCCTCAAGCAATGGGGCGACCGGTACACGGCGGACCTGGAGGGGCCGCCCCTGGAGGTGCGCCACCGTGACTGCGGCGAACCGCTGGAGACGGTCGTCGTCTGCGCGGGCGAGCACGGGCCTCTTGCCCCACGGCAGGCTTACACACGGCCTGGCGCGGCGGCGCACGCCCTGTGAGCGGATGCCGCTCTGCGAGCGGATGCCGAGGCATCTGTGGGCCGACCGCGCTCAGCCCTCCGCTTCCTCCCGTGTCACCGGCGGCTCGGCGGGGGTGGGGGCAGGCGGGCGGAAGAGCACGACTCGGGCCACGGGCAGGGCGAACAGGGCGGTGACGGGCGCGGACAGGGTCAGTACGGCTCGGAAGGCGCGCCCCACGACGGGGTCGCCGGGGTAGTGCTCCTGGACGCGCCGCAGGTACCAGTCGGCGACACGGTCCGCCGGCCGGCCTTCGACCGCGTTGCCGATGGCGCCCGGCATCTTGCGGTCCGCCCCGGCGGAGATGTCCCACGCCTGCCGGGAGGCCGCGAGGAGCGCCCGCTGTACGCGCCGCGTCGTGGGGTACGGCGCGGATCGGCCAGGGCGTCGCGCAGGGCGACCGCGTTCATCGCGGCGACGGCCATGCCCTGCCCGTAGATCGGGTTGAAGGTGCACAGCGCGTCGCCGACCGCGAGGA
It encodes:
- a CDS encoding winged helix-turn-helix transcriptional regulator, which encodes MTWLETSTENCTVQRTLDLIGEKWSLLVLRDAMNGVRRFDDFRRHMGMSEAVLADRLRKLVAAGVLDTVPYREPGHRTRHEYRLTRKGWDLWPVMLALKQWGDRYTADLEGPPLEVRHRDCGEPLETVVVCAGEHGPLAPRQAYTRPGAAAHAL
- a CDS encoding PaaI family thioesterase — encoded protein: MTRSRTVEWQDPSISAAVVGQESGLDFLRSMLSGRLPGPPIAATLGFTLEQVEFGHAVFALEPGEEHYNPIGSVHGGVYATLLDSAAGCAVQSVLPAGMGYTSIDLSVKFLRQINVDTGKVRAIGSVLNHGRRTALAQAELFDSEDRLLAHATSSCMLFPVSPASS